A genome region from Mycobacteriales bacterium includes the following:
- a CDS encoding group II intron maturase-specific domain-containing protein, whose translation MASPLLANIALSVLDDHFAEAWQTMCATTYQRTRRRQKGLPNYRLVRYADDFVVLVHGSKADTESLREEVATVLAPMGLRLSEEKTAVSHIDEGFDFLGFRIQRRFKRGTAKRVVYTYPSKKALAAIIGRVRALTRRTSHPSLAALLRQLNPALLGWCTYFKHGVSKATFGYLDEYAWRRVTRWLRKRYRKTKWAVVLRRFFQNWRPTEDGVTLFKPQTVTVSRYRYRANNIPTPWATTAT comes from the coding sequence ATCGCGTCGCCCTTGCTGGCCAACATCGCGCTGTCGGTCCTCGACGATCATTTCGCCGAGGCCTGGCAGACGATGTGTGCCACCACCTACCAACGCACCCGACGCCGCCAGAAAGGGCTGCCGAACTACCGGCTCGTCCGCTACGCGGACGACTTCGTCGTGCTGGTTCACGGCTCCAAGGCGGACACCGAGTCGCTGCGGGAGGAGGTGGCGACGGTCCTCGCTCCGATGGGCCTGCGCCTGTCGGAGGAGAAGACCGCGGTCAGCCACATCGACGAGGGCTTCGACTTCTTGGGCTTCCGCATCCAGCGGCGGTTCAAGCGAGGCACCGCCAAGCGCGTGGTCTACACCTACCCGTCGAAGAAGGCCCTCGCGGCCATCATCGGACGGGTCCGCGCGTTGACGCGACGGACATCTCATCCGTCGCTCGCGGCCTTGCTGCGCCAGCTCAACCCGGCGCTGCTCGGCTGGTGCACCTACTTCAAACATGGCGTCTCCAAAGCAACCTTCGGCTACCTCGACGAGTACGCGTGGCGTCGAGTCACCCGCTGGCTGCGCAAGAGATACCGAAAGACGAAGTGGGCCGTCGTTCTTCGCCGGTTCTTTCAGAACTGGCGGCCGACGGAAGACGGGGTCACCCTGTTCAAGCCCCAAACGGTGACGGTCAGCCGCTACCGCTACCGGGCCAACAACATCCCCACACCATGGGCGACGACCGCAACGTGA
- a CDS encoding IS630 family transposase has translation MLTFGVQISAEDRATLQSWSRSTSIRAGLVTRAKIVLAAGDGLGTSAISATLGVSRPTVIQWRERYVTDGLAGLGDAERSGRPKTVDDSVIIAATLVPPPERLGVTHWSTRLLAAELKIGDATVARAWRRYCVKPWKRETFKFSTDPELEAKVRDVVGLYLNPPEKAVVLCVDESGRAGARHRSKERRVSPTRPPNPACASPRTGLSTESNQ, from the coding sequence CTGTTGACTTTTGGTGTGCAGATCTCTGCCGAGGACCGGGCCACGTTGCAAAGCTGGTCGCGGTCGACCTCGATCAGGGCGGGGCTGGTGACGCGAGCCAAGATCGTGCTGGCTGCCGGGGATGGCTTGGGGACCTCGGCGATCTCAGCCACCCTCGGGGTGTCGCGTCCGACGGTGATCCAGTGGCGCGAGCGCTATGTCACCGACGGTTTGGCGGGTCTGGGTGATGCGGAGCGCTCAGGCCGACCCAAGACCGTCGATGACTCGGTGATCATCGCCGCGACCCTGGTGCCGCCACCGGAACGGCTCGGGGTGACGCACTGGTCCACGCGGCTGCTCGCGGCGGAACTGAAGATCGGGGACGCGACCGTGGCGCGGGCCTGGCGCAGGTACTGCGTGAAGCCGTGGAAGCGCGAGACATTCAAGTTCTCCACCGACCCTGAGCTGGAGGCGAAGGTCCGTGACGTCGTCGGCCTTTACCTCAATCCCCCAGAAAAGGCGGTCGTGCTGTGCGTCGATGAGTCGGGTCGGGCAGGGGCGCGCCACCGTTCCAAGGAACGGCGCGTTTCCCCTACCCGCCCGCCGAACCCGGCGTGCGCGTCTCCACGCACCGGGCTCTCCACGGAGTCGAACCAGTAG